In a genomic window of Bacteroidota bacterium:
- a CDS encoding nucleoid-associated protein: MIDFSNTSLEKLAVHKVGNKLKADSLKISKGLADIENQATGELLLKYFLSPFNINEFYTLNHPTDINLNEIYSFSDKIFSNDANFYIQSIAIAKHLFEKSSHPKIKTGELYVCLLRNCRVENQTIDAIGIFKSERKETFLKVSPVKGNFEIDSEKGINVNKLDKGCILFNMEKESGYRVCIVDKANKTEEAHYWKEEFLNLKTCSDNYHHTKDYLNITKAFVTEILPEEVSKAEKIDILNRSMDYFKNKEQFNEQEFAGEVFENTNFIQSFSKYKEELQVEREFDIVDDFEISAPAVKKQERVFKSVLKLDKNFHIYIHGNKEMIEKGVDEKGRKFYKIFYNEEA; this comes from the coding sequence ATGATTGATTTTTCGAATACTTCCCTTGAAAAACTTGCTGTACATAAAGTTGGAAATAAATTAAAAGCAGATAGCCTGAAAATATCCAAAGGCCTTGCAGATATTGAAAACCAAGCAACCGGAGAACTGCTTTTAAAGTATTTTTTATCGCCTTTCAATATCAATGAGTTTTACACCCTAAACCATCCTACAGATATTAATCTGAATGAAATATACTCCTTCAGTGATAAAATTTTCAGTAACGATGCCAATTTTTATATTCAATCAATTGCCATTGCCAAACATCTTTTTGAAAAATCCAGTCATCCGAAAATAAAAACAGGTGAACTCTATGTTTGCCTGCTTAGGAATTGTAGGGTAGAAAATCAAACTATTGATGCTATTGGGATATTTAAATCTGAAAGAAAAGAAACATTTTTAAAGGTTTCTCCAGTAAAAGGTAATTTTGAAATTGATTCTGAAAAAGGAATCAATGTGAATAAATTAGACAAGGGCTGTATACTCTTTAATATGGAAAAAGAATCAGGTTATAGGGTATGTATTGTGGATAAAGCAAATAAAACTGAAGAAGCCCACTATTGGAAAGAAGAATTTTTGAATTTGAAAACCTGTTCCGACAATTACCACCACACTAAGGATTACCTGAATATTACAAAAGCATTTGTTACTGAAATACTCCCTGAGGAAGTAAGCAAGGCAGAGAAAATTGATATTTTAAACCGTTCAATGGATTATTTTAAAAATAAGGAACAGTTTAATGAACAAGAATTTGCCGGGGAAGTATTTGAAAACACAAATTTTATTCAATCTTTCAGTAAATACAAGGAGGAATTGCAAGTGGAAAGAGAATTTGATATTGTAGATGACTTTGAAATTTCAGCCCCTGCTGTAAAAAAACAAGAACGGGTGTTTAAAAGTGTGCTTAAGCTGGATAAAAATTTTCATATCTATATCCATGGAAATAAAGAAATGATTGAGAAGGGTGTAGATGAAAAAGGACGTAAATTTTATAAGATATTTTACAATGAAGAGGCTTAA
- a CDS encoding nucleoside triphosphate pyrophosphohydrolase family protein: MNDPKVLSSVAEFHKTFEHPIEAKPIIPAKERCNLRISLITEELKELEQAINDNDIIEVADALCDLQYVLAGAILEFGLGEKFKMLFDEVQRSNMSKACNNLEEATATVNHYKEKNNVHAIVKEKDGKFLVYRESDNKTLKSIYYSPADISSVMQG, encoded by the coding sequence ATGAACGATCCAAAAGTATTAAGCAGCGTTGCTGAGTTTCACAAAACCTTTGAACATCCAATTGAAGCAAAACCCATTATTCCAGCTAAGGAAAGGTGTAATTTAAGAATTTCCCTTATTACCGAAGAATTAAAGGAGCTTGAGCAGGCCATAAATGATAATGACATCATAGAAGTAGCAGATGCTCTATGTGATCTGCAATATGTACTTGCAGGAGCTATTCTTGAATTTGGGCTGGGAGAAAAATTCAAAATGCTTTTTGATGAAGTACAAAGATCTAACATGAGTAAGGCCTGTAATAATTTAGAAGAAGCAACAGCCACTGTTAATCACTATAAGGAAAAAAACAATGTGCATGCCATTGTAAAAGAAAAGGATGGAAAATTCCTGGTTTACCGGGAATCAGATAATAAAACGCTTAAATCAATTTACTATTCTCCGGCTGATATTTCTTCTGTAATGCAAGGCTAA
- a CDS encoding Crp/Fnr family transcriptional regulator yields MISTYSNYSLMPFLGINMDDKGFDEFKFKKDQLIYCQGSSSLGAYFVKKGSVKIRKTGSGGKEQIIRISIQGDLLNFTELAVNMKFNSTSQALEDTTIGFIEKQVFRKLINTQNKISEQFILLLSKELSDAETRIADMAYKPVKARLADALINLFNRYNQKNENLTDSFFISRKDLACYTGTAKETVNRLLSDFRNEKLISTTKSKINIIDFKGLIALSDLHN; encoded by the coding sequence ATGATTTCAACTTATTCGAATTATAGTTTAATGCCTTTTTTGGGAATTAATATGGATGATAAGGGGTTTGATGAGTTTAAATTTAAAAAAGACCAACTCATTTATTGCCAGGGAAGCTCTTCATTAGGGGCTTATTTTGTAAAAAAAGGAAGTGTAAAGATTAGGAAAACAGGAAGTGGAGGAAAAGAACAGATTATTAGAATTTCAATCCAGGGTGATTTATTGAATTTTACTGAACTTGCCGTAAACATGAAATTTAATTCTACTTCCCAGGCATTGGAAGATACTACCATAGGTTTCATTGAAAAACAAGTTTTTCGCAAATTAATAAATACTCAGAATAAAATTTCCGAACAATTTATTTTACTCCTTTCAAAGGAACTCTCAGACGCAGAAACCAGGATTGCAGATATGGCCTACAAACCAGTTAAGGCAAGGCTTGCCGATGCCCTTATCAATTTATTTAACAGATACAATCAAAAAAATGAAAATTTAACTGATTCTTTTTTTATTTCAAGAAAAGATCTGGCCTGTTACACCGGCACAGCAAAAGAAACGGTAAACCGATTACTTTCAGATTTTAGAAATGAGAAACTAATATCAACAACAAAGTCTAAAATTAACATTATTGACTTTAAGGGTTTAATTGCTCTAAGTGATTTACACAATTAA
- a CDS encoding DUF892 family protein, with translation MEKINNLKDLLIEQVKELYNAEKQQIGALIDMVPRANSSDLVLAIENHVVTTEQQINRLEKIATLLTVSSFGEHSDSMEGLIREGFKLISRTADKEIMDAALITTIQYIKHFEIAGYGSACTYANELQFKDIADLLHYSLMEEKEFDAELTKMAKEKVNKKAKEPLIS, from the coding sequence ATGGAGAAGATAAACAACCTGAAAGATTTGCTAATAGAACAAGTTAAAGAATTGTACAATGCAGAAAAACAACAAATTGGGGCCTTAATTGATATGGTACCAAGAGCCAACTCCAGTGACCTTGTTTTAGCAATTGAAAACCATGTAGTAACAACCGAACAACAAATAAATCGATTGGAAAAAATTGCCACCCTACTCACTGTCTCCTCTTTTGGAGAACATTCAGATTCTATGGAAGGATTAATAAGGGAAGGTTTTAAACTAATAAGCAGAACAGCCGACAAGGAGATAATGGATGCAGCGCTAATTACAACTATTCAATATATAAAGCATTTTGAAATTGCCGGTTATGGTTCTGCATGTACCTATGCAAACGAACTTCAATTTAAGGATATAGCTGATTTGTTACATTATTCTTTAATGGAGGAAAAAGAATTTGATGCGGAATTAACAAAAATGGCAAAGGAAAAAGTCAATAAAAAAGCAAAAGAACCTCTTATTTCATAA
- a CDS encoding PKD domain-containing protein, with product MKKLLFPTLILILSACTKPPVAAFKMDNECFIGDTVTITNSSDKAHSYIWELPSGELLNSKDITYIPTTSGTKDIKLTAFSKNLKEDNNITKSIKVKPLSGSVLFYLSTKSALSNTVVYFLETNKPIPVRLEIPPTCENSTGGALFLDIPDGTYEYFAGDNTYSWSGSVTVEKGQCHVIDLR from the coding sequence ATGAAAAAGCTTTTGTTTCCTACCCTTATTTTAATCCTATCCGCCTGTACCAAACCTCCTGTTGCTGCATTTAAAATGGATAATGAATGTTTTATTGGGGATACAGTAACAATTACTAACTCTTCGGACAAGGCGCATTCCTATATTTGGGAACTACCTTCAGGAGAATTGTTAAACAGTAAGGATATTACCTATATACCAACCACCTCAGGAACCAAGGATATAAAATTGACAGCTTTTTCAAAAAACCTAAAAGAAGATAATAACATAACAAAATCGATTAAAGTAAAGCCCCTTTCAGGTTCAGTTCTTTTCTACCTAAGCACTAAATCTGCTCTTTCCAATACTGTTGTTTATTTTTTAGAAACAAATAAGCCAATTCCTGTAAGACTTGAAATACCCCCTACCTGTGAAAATTCAACCGGAGGAGCTCTGTTTTTAGATATTCCTGACGGCACCTATGAATATTTTGCCGGAGATAACACCTATTCCTGGAGTGGAAGTGTTACTGTTGAAAAAGGCCAATGCCATGTAATTGATCTTAGGTGA
- a CDS encoding cupin domain-containing protein: protein MKIKSDLFEWTAGKVKGFSGKELLNQEKGTLKLVKVDSLSVYPEHIHPDKTEYAYVIQGNPEFIIDSVHHTSETGDFLVFPVNTKHSIQNNTSSECILLVGSVEN, encoded by the coding sequence ATGAAAATTAAATCAGATTTGTTTGAATGGACAGCAGGAAAAGTTAAAGGCTTTTCAGGAAAGGAATTATTAAACCAAGAAAAGGGCACACTTAAACTTGTTAAGGTTGATTCACTTTCGGTTTATCCCGAACACATTCATCCAGATAAAACAGAATACGCTTATGTTATTCAGGGAAATCCTGAATTTATCATAGATAGTGTCCACCACACGAGTGAAACAGGTGATTTTTTGGTTTTTCCGGTAAATACCAAACATTCTATTCAAAACAATACAAGCTCTGAATGCATACTCCTGGTTGGTTCTGTAGAAAATTGA
- a CDS encoding alpha-amylase family protein, whose product MKDLWYHNAIIYALDVETYMDSNGNGIGDFEGLVEKLDYLSGLGVNCLWLRPFFPSPLVDDGYDVKDYYNVDQRFGNLGDFVNFTTKATTYGIRVIIDLVANHTSDQHEWFQQARMDVNSKYRNYYIWADKPLEEYKQENILKEEGIWHFDKQAGAYYLHHFYKEQPDLNISNPEVRKEIKKIMGFWLKLGISGFRIDAAHILIREIGNEKINTAKVLDVLDEMREFINSRNSEAVLLAEANVKVDELHLFFGNGKRMHLLFDFITNKNLFLAMAREDPQPLISALNNIRGISGQWVNFLRHHDELNLEMLEESQRNEVFEAFAPEQDMRIYGHGIRRRLPPMLNGDRKKMELIYSVMFSLPGIPLINYGEEIAMGDDLSQKGRSSVRTIMQWDNLKNSGFSKAPALMLEHSLIDFGEFDYKKINVNEQQNNPDSFLNWMQRLISTRKQCPQLGYGQWRVLESDTKSVFSFYCEYEKDRIVLLHNFKGVKCDIKLDGSVKKFENLIEIFSNRKYPTIETLNAPISIDEYGYRWFKCNAGFE is encoded by the coding sequence ATGAAAGACCTATGGTACCATAATGCAATTATATATGCCCTTGATGTAGAAACATATATGGATTCCAACGGAAATGGCATAGGAGACTTTGAGGGTCTTGTGGAAAAGCTTGATTATCTCTCAGGTCTGGGAGTAAATTGTTTGTGGTTAAGGCCGTTTTTTCCGTCTCCCTTGGTGGATGATGGTTATGATGTGAAGGATTATTACAATGTTGATCAGAGGTTTGGGAATTTAGGGGATTTCGTTAATTTTACTACCAAGGCAACTACATACGGAATCCGTGTAATAATTGATCTTGTTGCCAATCACACATCCGATCAGCATGAATGGTTTCAACAGGCAAGAATGGATGTAAATTCCAAATATAGGAATTATTATATCTGGGCAGATAAACCCCTGGAGGAATATAAACAGGAAAATATCCTTAAAGAAGAGGGAATATGGCATTTTGATAAACAAGCAGGTGCCTATTATTTGCATCATTTTTACAAAGAACAACCCGATTTAAATATTTCTAATCCCGAAGTTAGAAAGGAGATAAAAAAAATTATGGGCTTTTGGTTAAAACTAGGAATTTCCGGGTTTCGCATTGATGCTGCTCATATATTAATTAGAGAAATTGGGAATGAAAAAATAAATACAGCCAAAGTACTCGATGTGCTTGATGAAATGAGAGAATTTATAAATAGCCGAAACAGTGAGGCTGTTTTACTTGCGGAGGCAAATGTGAAGGTAGATGAACTTCACCTTTTTTTTGGAAATGGAAAAAGAATGCATTTGCTCTTTGATTTTATAACCAATAAAAATTTGTTTTTAGCAATGGCCAGGGAAGATCCCCAGCCTCTTATATCTGCATTAAACAATATTAGGGGTATAAGCGGCCAATGGGTTAATTTTTTACGCCATCACGATGAACTTAACCTGGAGATGCTTGAAGAGAGTCAAAGGAATGAAGTTTTTGAGGCTTTTGCACCAGAACAGGACATGAGGATTTATGGCCATGGGATAAGAAGAAGGCTTCCACCTATGCTAAATGGGGACAGGAAAAAAATGGAATTAATTTATTCAGTAATGTTTAGTTTACCAGGAATTCCATTAATTAATTATGGCGAAGAAATAGCAATGGGCGATGATCTTAGCCAAAAAGGCAGATCGAGTGTTAGAACAATTATGCAATGGGATAATTTAAAAAATTCCGGTTTTTCAAAAGCTCCAGCCTTGATGCTTGAACATTCATTAATTGACTTTGGGGAATTTGATTATAAAAAGATAAATGTGAATGAACAACAAAACAATCCGGATTCCTTTTTAAATTGGATGCAGCGCCTTATTAGTACCAGAAAACAATGCCCACAATTGGGTTATGGACAATGGAGAGTACTTGAAAGCGACACAAAGTCTGTTTTCTCTTTTTATTGTGAATATGAAAAGGATAGAATTGTTTTATTGCATAATTTTAAAGGAGTTAAGTGTGATATAAAGCTGGATGGTTCAGTTAAAAAGTTTGAAAATTTGATTGAAATATTCAGCAACCGAAAATACCCTACAATTGAAACACTTAATGCTCCAATATCCATTGATGAGTATGGATATAGGTGGTTTAAATGCAATGCAGGCTTTGAATGA
- a CDS encoding DUF2892 domain-containing protein: MYNKQIKIVSIALITAFAIYQFYLFNIFYGILLILLSGFILLTIFKNEYIMLAFYFMRKGKPEKCEKILNKIKHPEKLIKSQHAYYYFLKGLVETQLRGMNKAEKFFKTALSTGLRMKNDQAIANLNLAGIYLSKRNKKVATHYLQEAKKADKHKLLSDQVKEFEKHMKRI, from the coding sequence ATGTACAATAAACAAATAAAAATAGTTTCAATTGCCCTTATTACTGCTTTTGCCATTTACCAGTTTTATCTTTTTAATATCTTTTACGGAATTCTGCTAATACTTCTATCGGGTTTTATATTGCTAACGATTTTCAAGAATGAGTATATTATGCTTGCTTTTTATTTTATGCGTAAGGGTAAGCCGGAAAAATGCGAAAAAATTTTAAACAAAATCAAGCATCCTGAAAAATTAATTAAAAGCCAACATGCCTATTATTATTTTCTTAAAGGATTGGTTGAAACCCAGTTAAGAGGAATGAATAAGGCTGAAAAGTTTTTTAAAACGGCTCTTTCAACCGGACTAAGAATGAAAAATGACCAGGCCATAGCAAACCTTAATTTGGCTGGAATTTATCTTTCCAAAAGAAACAAAAAAGTAGCTACTCATTACCTTCAGGAAGCTAAAAAAGCAGATAAGCACAAGTTGCTCAGTGACCAGGTAAAGGAATTCGAAAAACACATGAAACGAATATAA
- a CDS encoding T9SS type A sorting domain-containing protein: MENRQDISARKMLADAYMEAGRYADSELVLTDLQQQSELTNFIRIRQIDMELRQSADGIYTLETDTLLRLEVETIAADREKEGHTAAEAMLYEVFDTYVEEVKLLPGNISGAKTSAQENAETLATISSEKEMENFVSVYPNPASDILTLSYQLPSENARIIFYTLTGQKAIEVELQGRNGTHQLSLTQLPAGIYVYSLEIEGEKAVKDKLVIMPK, from the coding sequence TTGGAAAACAGGCAGGACATCAGTGCACGCAAAATGCTGGCAGATGCCTACATGGAAGCAGGCAGGTATGCTGATTCGGAATTGGTACTTACTGATTTGCAGCAACAATCTGAATTAACTAATTTTATAAGAATCAGGCAAATTGATATGGAACTGAGGCAATCTGCCGATGGCATTTACACACTTGAAACCGATACGCTTTTACGTTTGGAAGTGGAAACAATAGCGGCAGACAGGGAAAAAGAAGGCCATACTGCTGCCGAGGCTATGCTGTATGAAGTGTTTGATACTTATGTGGAGGAAGTGAAGCTGTTGCCGGGAAATATTTCGGGAGCAAAAACATCTGCACAGGAAAATGCAGAAACCCTTGCAACTATTTCTTCAGAAAAAGAAATGGAAAATTTTGTAAGTGTTTATCCTAATCCTGCTTCTGATATACTTACTTTATCCTATCAGTTACCTTCGGAAAATGCCAGGATAATTTTTTACACTTTAACCGGTCAAAAAGCTATTGAGGTAGAGTTGCAGGGAAGAAATGGCACACATCAACTTTCTTTAACTCAATTGCCTGCCGGAATTTATGTATATTCGCTGGAAATAGAAGGAGAAAAAGCGGTAAAAGATAAGCTGGTTATTATGCCAAAATAA
- the msrA gene encoding peptide-methionine (S)-S-oxide reductase MsrA, translating to MVFLKENNIMMFPVVYLILTLMPNSQSLKTETATFGAGCFWCVEAVFESLKGVEYVVSGYSGGMVKNPAYREVCMGTTGHAEVIQVVFNPEIISYKELLEVFWKTHDPTTLNKQGADVGSQYRSAIFYHDEMQKKLASQYKEALDKSGIFDKPIVTEISPLINFYKAEETHQDYYSRNPNQPYCSVVINPKLQKLRQVFQDKLKE from the coding sequence ATGGTATTTTTGAAGGAAAATAACATTATGATGTTTCCTGTTGTCTATTTAATACTCACATTGATGCCAAATTCCCAATCCTTAAAAACAGAAACAGCCACTTTTGGAGCCGGCTGTTTTTGGTGTGTTGAAGCTGTTTTTGAAAGCCTTAAAGGTGTAGAATATGTTGTTTCAGGTTATTCAGGAGGAATGGTGAAAAATCCCGCATATAGGGAAGTGTGCATGGGTACAACCGGTCATGCCGAAGTTATTCAGGTTGTATTTAATCCGGAAATTATATCCTACAAAGAATTACTGGAGGTTTTTTGGAAAACACACGACCCAACTACCTTAAACAAACAAGGAGCAGATGTAGGTTCCCAATACCGATCAGCAATATTTTACCACGATGAAATGCAAAAAAAGCTTGCAAGCCAATATAAAGAAGCCCTTGATAAGTCAGGAATTTTTGACAAACCAATTGTAACAGAAATTAGCCCGCTAATAAATTTTTACAAAGCAGAGGAAACCCATCAGGATTACTATAGCAGAAACCCTAATCAGCCATACTGTTCAGTAGTAATAAATCCCAAACTCCAAAAATTAAGACAGGTATTTCAGGATAAATTGAAAGAATAA
- a CDS encoding SRPBCC family protein has product MKALKYVLFSVIGIVAILLITGLFLSKEAHYERSIVINAPLELINKQISSLENMNSWSPWNEYDPQMKITYTGKDGQVGSVFHWEGNEDVGKGSQEITLISDTKIETKVIFIEPWSSEMKAIFTLEPEASGVKVTWASDGTNPYPFNVFCLFMNMDEMIGKDFEKGLNNLKEKAENLNKEQRTYNGYTIKEITLEPRVYLAKKGNISFDKIEGFYLENLPAIMESVNKAGVELSGAPCGLFYRWDTETNSAEMAAAMPVIENEKISTIKKFERIDVGGGKTLHIAFYGSYEKTEAAHNAMDEYMVEKGLHLNGEVIEEYVTDPSTEPDPSKWLTNIYYVVK; this is encoded by the coding sequence ATGAAAGCACTTAAATACGTATTATTTTCAGTTATTGGAATTGTAGCAATTTTGTTAATAACAGGCTTGTTCTTATCCAAGGAAGCTCATTATGAACGATCCATTGTAATAAATGCACCTTTGGAATTGATAAATAAACAGATCAGCAGTCTGGAAAACATGAATTCATGGTCTCCCTGGAATGAATATGACCCTCAAATGAAGATAACTTATACGGGAAAAGATGGCCAGGTAGGTTCGGTGTTTCATTGGGAAGGGAATGAGGATGTTGGGAAAGGAAGTCAGGAAATTACCCTTATATCTGACACTAAAATTGAGACTAAGGTTATTTTTATTGAGCCTTGGAGCTCAGAAATGAAAGCCATATTTACATTGGAACCTGAAGCATCTGGAGTTAAGGTAACGTGGGCTTCGGATGGAACAAATCCTTATCCTTTTAATGTATTTTGTTTGTTTATGAATATGGATGAAATGATAGGAAAGGACTTTGAGAAAGGATTAAATAATTTGAAAGAAAAAGCAGAGAATTTAAATAAAGAGCAAAGGACATACAATGGCTATACTATCAAAGAAATAACTCTTGAGCCACGTGTTTATTTGGCTAAAAAAGGAAATATTTCTTTTGATAAAATTGAGGGTTTTTACTTAGAAAACCTTCCTGCAATTATGGAAAGCGTAAATAAAGCAGGAGTGGAGCTTTCAGGTGCTCCCTGTGGTTTGTTTTATCGTTGGGATACTGAAACTAATTCAGCAGAAATGGCCGCTGCAATGCCGGTAATTGAAAATGAAAAAATAAGTACGATAAAAAAGTTTGAGCGTATTGATGTAGGGGGAGGAAAAACATTACATATTGCTTTTTACGGATCCTATGAGAAAACAGAAGCAGCGCACAATGCAATGGATGAATACATGGTAGAAAAAGGACTCCATTTAAACGGAGAGGTTATAGAGGAATATGTTACAGACCCATCAACTGAGCCAGATCCATCAAAATGGTTGACAAATATTTATTACGTTGTAAAGTAA
- a CDS encoding TolC family protein translates to MHYLKFSIFSTLNIRSLKFKILFGIALLTYAIKAEAQSNMDTLLYNIAENNLTIAANRQYLDAEKLHFKTGLSLYNPDINYDYMIGSPSTAGNQTDFTISQAFDFPTAYIKRKKVSELQIQNTEFQFIETQQNVLLEAKAICIELIYRNKLHLELLKRKENSENLLNYYKTRLKKGDGTVLEVNKVQLQGIEINKNFQQNLSFINQLNQKLTALNGGKQIVFTDTLYPLLPPIPGFEQLEDEIEKNDPKRKFLELEKLIGQKQLELSKALALPKMETGYHYQGILGQKFQGVHFGITIPIWENKNTVKTQQARLIFKELLVQEHRNEHYHEIKQLYENYKNLEITLKEYQTFFLTLNNTDLLNKALAFGQISTIEYFLELSYYNNSFDEYLKTEKEYHQVLVQLFKFRL, encoded by the coding sequence ATGCATTATTTAAAATTCAGCATTTTTTCCACACTAAATATTCGAAGTTTAAAATTCAAGATTTTATTTGGAATTGCGCTCCTAACTTATGCTATAAAGGCAGAAGCCCAATCAAATATGGATACTTTACTTTATAATATTGCAGAAAACAATCTTACAATTGCAGCCAACAGGCAATATCTGGATGCAGAAAAACTTCATTTTAAAACAGGATTATCCCTTTATAATCCAGATATTAATTATGATTACATGATAGGGTCACCAAGTACAGCAGGAAACCAAACTGATTTTACAATCAGTCAGGCATTTGATTTCCCTACTGCTTATATAAAAAGAAAAAAAGTATCTGAACTTCAAATTCAAAATACTGAATTTCAATTTATTGAAACACAACAAAATGTTTTGCTTGAAGCAAAAGCTATTTGTATTGAATTGATTTACCGGAATAAACTTCATTTGGAGCTACTCAAACGAAAGGAAAATTCGGAGAATTTATTAAATTATTATAAAACCAGGCTTAAAAAAGGGGATGGTACTGTTTTAGAAGTAAATAAAGTTCAGTTGCAAGGTATTGAAATCAATAAAAATTTCCAGCAAAACCTGTCTTTCATAAACCAGCTAAATCAAAAACTTACCGCACTTAATGGAGGAAAACAAATTGTATTTACAGATACTCTTTATCCATTGTTACCGCCTATTCCTGGCTTTGAACAATTGGAGGATGAAATTGAGAAGAATGACCCAAAACGAAAATTCCTGGAACTGGAAAAACTTATTGGACAAAAGCAGCTGGAATTAAGTAAGGCTTTGGCACTTCCAAAAATGGAAACAGGGTATCATTATCAGGGAATTTTAGGTCAAAAATTCCAGGGTGTGCATTTTGGAATAACAATACCCATTTGGGAAAACAAAAACACAGTGAAAACGCAGCAGGCAAGATTAATTTTTAAAGAACTGCTAGTACAAGAGCATCGAAATGAGCATTACCACGAAATAAAACAACTGTATGAAAATTACAAGAACCTGGAAATTACACTTAAGGAATACCAAACCTTTTTTTTAACATTGAATAATACTGACCTTTTAAACAAAGCCCTGGCTTTTGGCCAAATCTCAACCATTGAATATTTTCTTGAGTTGAGCTATTACAACAATTCTTTTGATGAATACCTGAAAACAGAAAAAGAATACCATCAAGTGCTTGTACAACTGTTTAAATTTCGTTTGTAA